The DNA window GCCGCGACGGTGCGGTGGTGCGGGTGCAGGATGTGGCCACGGTACAGTGGGCCGACGGGGACGCCGTGCACCTCGGCCGCTACAACGGGCAGCGTGCCATGTGGGTGTCGGTGGCAGTGCAGGAGGGGCAGAACATTTCCACCGTCAAGCAGCGCGTGTGGGCGGTGCTCGACACGGCGGAGCAAAGCCTGCCCCAGGGGGTCACCCTCGCGCGGGGCTTCGACCAGAGTGAGAACGTGGACTCACGTCTCTCGCGACTGGGCTGGGATTTTGTGATTGCCATCGTGCTCGTGCTGCTCACGCTGCTGCCACTGGGCACACGCGCCTCGGTGATCGTGATGATCTCCATTCCCACCTCGCTGGCCATGGCGGTCACACTGCTCTACGTGACGGGCTACTCCATCAATCAGTTGTCCATCGTGGGCTTCGTGATTGCGCTGGGACTGCTGGTCGATGACAGCATCGTGGTGGTGGAAAACATCGCGCGCTTCCTGCGCGAGGGCTACACCCGAACCCAGGCGGCCATCGAGGCCACCAAACAGATCGGCGTGGCCGTGCTCGGCGCCACCTTCACACTCATCTTTGCGTTTCTCCCGCTGATCTTCCTGCCGGGATTGTCGGGCAAGTACATCCGTGTGTTGCCCATGGCGGTGGTGTACGCCGTGCTGGCCTCGCTGGTGGTGTCACTCACCATCATTCCCTGGCTGGCCTCACGCCTCATGCCCCGCGATTCCGCCCCTGAAGGCAACGCCGTGTTGCAGTGGCTCGACCGCGGCATTCATCGCACCTACGCGCCGCTGCTGCAGCGCGCCATGCACAACCCGCGCACCACACTGGCACTGTCGGCGCTGCTGGTGGTGGGCGCGCTGGCGCTCGTGCCGGCGGTGGGTTTCTCGCTCTTCCCCAAGGCGGGCACGCCGCAGTATCACGTGGACATCACCACGCCGGAGGGCACGAGCCTGGCCGAAACCGACCGCGCCGTGCGTCATGCCGAACAGGTGGTGCTGGCTCATCCGGGTACGCGGGCAGTGTTTGCCAACGTGGGCAAGGACAATCCCGAGGTGTACTACAACGTGTTCCAGCGCGCCGAGTCGCCCACGCGTGGGCAGCTCATCGTGCGCCTGCACGAGTACGACAACGTACGCACACCCATCGTGCTGGACTCACTGCGGGCGCGCATGGCGGAGTATCCCGGCGCCCGTATCGAGCTCAAGGAGTTCGAGAACGGTCCGCCCATCGACGCGCCCATCGCCATGCGTCTCGAAGGGCCAGATCTCGACACCCTGCAGCAGTTGGCGGCACAAGTGGAGGGCGTGTTTGCGGCCACGGCCGGCACGCAGTACGTGAACAATCCGGTCCGGTTGCGCCGCAGCGACCTGCGCGTGGTGGTGGATCGCCAGAAGGCGGGCCTGCTCGGGGTGCCGGGCGCCGAGGTGGAGCGGACGCTGCGCTTGGGTGTGGCCGGTCTCGAGGCCGGAAAGATGCGCGCCAGCAACGGCGAGGAGTATCCCATTCGTGTCGGCATTGCCCACGACGGACGACCGGCACCGCAGGATCTCGAGCGCATCCATGTGAGTTCGGTAGCCGGCGCCATGGTGCCGCTTTCGCAGATCACGACCACACGCTTTGTGTCTTCGCCCACGTCCATCGATCACCGGGACCGGCAGCGCGCGGTCACCGTGACCAGCTATGTGCGTGAGGGCTACAACACCGACGCGGTCACCAAGAACATTCTCTCGGCACTCGCCTCGCTCGACCTGCCCGATGGCTATCGCCTCGTGCCGGCCGGTGAGATTGAGAGTCGACAGGAGAGCTTTGGTGGCATTGGCGGAGCCATCATCGTGGCTGTGTTTGCCATCATGGCCATTCTCGTGCTCGAGTTCCGTGACTTCCGCACCACGCTGGTGGTGGCGAGCGTGATTCCGCTGGGTGTGGTGGGCGGCATCGTGGCGCTGCTGCTCAGTGGCTACACATTGAGTTTCACGGCCATGATTGGCTTCGTGGCGCTCGTGGGCATCGAGATCAAGACCAGCATTCTGCTGGTGGACTTCACCGATCAGTTGCGTGCCGAGGGTGTGCCGCTGGACGAAGCCATTCGCCGCGCGGGTGAAGTGCGTTTCCTGCCCATCGTGCTTACTTCGCTCACGGCCATTGGCGGTCTGCTGCCATTGGCGCTGCAGGGCTCGGGGCTCTACTCGCCGCTGGCCTGGGTGATCATTGGCGGTCTGGTGAGCAGCACGCTCATTGCGCGCCTGGTGACGCCGGTACTGTACAAGCTGCTGGCACCGCGTGATGCCAAGGCGGTGGCGACTGCGCCGTCGGTGGTGATGGGGGCGCCGGCGACGGCTTGACGGGCACCCTGCCAACGTCAATTCTTCGGATGCTACGTATCTCAGGGCCTCGCAGTTGAACGCAGGCGGGGCCCCGTGAGTGTAGTGAAATTCAGCGCGTGCAAGGCGGGGACTTCATGGCAACATCGGCGAAGCGAAAGAAGAGTCTGATCTTCATTGTGGTCACGCAGACACTGGGGATCATCGTCTCGTCGGCACTGGTGACGTGGATTTTGACGTGGACCGGTCGCCCATTCCCTGAGGTGCTTCCCATTGGCGTGCTGTTGGCTATCGGATCGTATGCGGTGAACTGGTTCGCTCAGCGGAAGTTCGCTAACCGCGAGTGACGCGGCGGGGCGCCACAGCGCCGCCGGCAAGAGCGCCCAATACGACGGCGAGCGAAAACAGTGGGGCTCCTGCAGAGATATACCAGCCGGCCATGAGCATCCACAGGCCGCCGACCAGGCCGCCTACCAGTGCGCCCACCGCCGGCATCGCGCCACCTCGTCCGAACCACGCTTCGCAGACCCGAACAATGCCGACGACCATAAGCGCCGGAATGGGTAGCAGTAAAGCCAGGAAGAGCCCATGCCCCAACATGTTCAGCGCGTGTTCGGCGAATTGCTCGAGTGACATGGTTGGGAAACGACCATACCATCCGGGGCCTGGGCGATCGCTGTACGGCAGATAACCGAACAGTGGGGCAACCATCAGAAACACGGTGATGCCTCCGGCCAGCACGGCCGTGAAGCGCAGTGCAGTCATGGCCGCGTCGAGTACCACGCGCAATGAATCGCCACACTTTTCACGGAAGGTGCTCATGACGCAACCAAGTTAGCGCGAGGAATCGGTGTCCGAACACCTGCGATGTGCGTTGACCGGTGTGCTCGGTCACACGGAGTGGGTCCACGCACTTGACTTGACGTTCGCCGCAGCAAAGCGTCGATTTGCGCCATGCCTCTCTGCACGACGCGACTGCCTGCCACGCCGCATGTGGCACTTGCCCTGTTGTTGCTGGCACGGCCCACTGGCTTGACGGCCCAGGCAACGGGTGGCGAAGCGGCCACCGGCACGCTGTCAGGCATGGTGCTGACCGATGTGGGCGAGAAGCCCATCGCAAATGCCGAGGTACGACTCAGCGGCAGCACGCGCGCGGTGCGCAGCGACTCGGCCGGTCGCTTTGAACTCAGTGGCCTGCCCACGGGCATGCAGCGTTTCGAAGTGCGGGCCATCGGCTTTCAACCTTTGCGTCAGTCCCTGGTAATTCCCGCCGGCCGCAGCATGGATGTCGACCTGCTGTTGGTAGCCGAGGTCCAGCAGTTGAACACCGTGCGCGTGGGCGCCGAGCCCGGCGTGGGGGTGCGCAAGCCCTGGTTGAGTGGTTTCGAGGAGCGCCGCAGCTATGGCATTGGCAGCTTCCTCACTGAGACCGAGCTGGAGAAGCAGGACCCCAGTCGCTGGGCAAGCGCGGTCGCGCAACATGTGCCCGGCCTGCAGCTGGTGAGTTACAACGGCCGCGCGTCCTTCGGCATCAATCGTGGGCTCATCAGCTTCAACAACATGCCGCGTGGTGATCGCATGGATCAGTCACAGGGCGCGCCGCGCAGTTGCTACGTGCAGGTCATCATCGACGATGTCGTGCGCTACGCCAGCCGGGTGGACGAGCCGCTGTTCGACGTCAGCAGCATTGATCCGGGCACGGTGGCGGCGGTGGAGTTCTACAGCGTGAGTCAGTTGCCTGCGCGGTTCAATCGCGGGGGCAACGCGCCGTGTGGGACGCTGGTCATCTGGAGAAAGTAGGCGACGCTGCCGACGCAACGGAGCACGCGACCACGCAAACAGCCGCGCACTACTCCGGCACCAGGCGCGTGCCCGAAAGCCGCTCCGCCAGACCGCGTGCCGGTGTACGCACCGCCAGCAAAATCGCGATCACCGCCAGCACGATGCCGAGCAACAGCACGGGCATCGTCCACGCGGGCGTGCTGCGGGCAGTCAGCCTCGCGATGCTGCCGACCATCAGCAGCATCCAGGGCGTCCAGGTCACCACTTGTCGTACGGTCAATCGCAACCGACCGGCCGGGCTGCCGGCGGCAGTGACCAGTTCCAGTCCCATCACTCGCAGGACCATGCCGCGGCGCACCGTCATCGCCGCGATCAGCGCGAACACCGCGCCGAGCCCGGACACCGCGGCGGCAGTGAAGAGGGCAATGAGCCACCGCACGTTCAGTACGCCGGGCGGACGACCCTTCCAGGTCGAGTCAACGAGCCGGTCGGCCTCGGCGAGCCGCGTGGCACTCACGATGGGATTGGCGCGCACGACCGAATCCGCCAGTGCCCACTCGCGTTTGGCGATGCCTGCGGTTCTCACGACAGCCGAGTCGCGGCCTTCGCGGTGACGCGTCACCGCTTCGCCAAGATGGCCCGCGATATACACGCCAACCAACTCGCGCGCGTCACGCTGGTCTGGGGCTCGACTCGCGGAATCATCAAGCCAGTCCACCAGTGGTTGCAGTCGATCAAGGTCCGCATCGCGTGGCGCCACCACCACGGCGCCATAGGACGACACGAAGCCCATGCCCAGCATTGGCGCGGTCGTGGCGACGGCAAGCAGCAGGCGACGCTGTGCGGTGAGTGGGGGACGGTTCGCACCGGCCGCGGTGAGCGCAGCATACAGCGCATCAAGTCGCGACGCGGGGTCCTCCATGGCTGTCAGCAGAGATCGCGCTCGCAGTGGCCAATCCGCGAGCGCCGTCCGGAGGGTCTGTTGCAGCAGTCGGGCCACACTGGCAGGGAGTGGCCCGGCATCCCCGGTGGCCGCCTCGCGAACGTGCACCGCGGCATCGTGCGTCGCGGCATCGTGACTCGCGGTGCTGTCCTCCATCGTGCCGTGTCCGACGCGAAACGGCAGCACCACGGCGTGCCCGTCATCGGTGATGAGTACATCGGCCGCCGACAGGCCAGTCACGGGAAGTCCGGCGTCCCGCCGGGCCCGCAGTTCGTCGAGCAGATCGGTGAGCCAGGCGTGCACGGCCCCCCATGATACGCCCGGAACGAGACGGGTGGCCAACGGCGCGCCGCTCACAGCGGCGTAGGCATCCCAGGCCTCATCGGCGCTGCGGCGTCCGCCAATCCAGCGCGCGCAGGTCGTGCGGCTGGCCTGGCGCTCAGCGTCGGAGAGTGGTGCGCTGCCAGGGGGGCGCCGCACGATCCATACAGGGCGCTGCAGGGCACCGTCACTCGCCAACAACACCATGCCGTCGGCGTCGATTGCGCCCGAAACCTCGTAGGCCCCAACGCGACCACTCATCGCATGGTGAAGCGGCAGCATCTGCACCTCGCCACCGAGCGCCCGGTCGCGCGCCACCGTGGACTGTTCGGTCACCACACGCGTACCGGAGATGCGGTCATGCTCCGCCAACCAGCCGTTGGCCTTCCGCGCACGCGCAAAGAGCAGCAGCAGGCCGCCGATGCTGATGGTCATCACGACGACGGCACCAGCGGTCTTGTCCATCGCCAGCGGCAGACTCGCGAGCACCGCAAGCAGGCCCGGCGCAACGACAAAGAGCCCACGGAGCGCTGCGCGCGCGATACCGGGCACAGCACCGTCCGCGCGAACCGTGCGCAGACCCAGCAAGCGCTTCGCGGGGGTCCAGCCGGTAAGCCCTTCGAGAATCGCGTAGATGAGGATCTCGAACGGCACGGCGGACAGGGCCTGCACCACCGCATAGCGCGGATCGTCAACCGTGAGCGCAACATTCACGCCGAGGGGCCGAAGCAATCCGAGAATCGGCAGTGTGAGCGTGCTGATGAGATAGTTGTCGATGACGCCGGCGGCCAATCGCCGCACGATGGGGGCCGGCGTGTGCTCGATGGGTCGGCAGGCCAACAGCGCAGCGCGCAGGGCGCCGTAGTCGGCGAACCGTTCGTCGCGATTGCGCGCCAGACACTTCATCACGATGGCGGCCAGTCCCGGCGGCACATCGCGGCGATACTGCACAAGCGGCGTGGGGGCGCCGCTCATGACCACCGCAATCAGCTTGACGGCGTTGTCCGCATCGAAGGGCAGCTTGCCGGTGAGCAGGTAGTACAAGGTCGCGCCCACCGCATAGATATCGGCGCGCACATCGAGCGCCTCACCCAGAAGCTGCTCGGGCGAGGAGAAGACGGGCGTGCCGAGAAAGAGCCCGGTCTGCGTCAGCCGCCCCTGTTCGACACTCTCGACCGGGCGGGACAGGCCGAAATCGCCGACCTTGATCGTGCCGTCGCTGCCGATGAAGCAGTTGGCCGGTTTGATGTCGCGATGCAGGATGCCGCGCCGATGCGCCGCCTCGAGTCCGTCAATGAGCTGCAAGGTGTCGTCGATGGCGTCAATCACCGACAGCGGACCCTGTACCTCGACCTTCTGCTCGAGCGTGCCCCCCTCGACCAGCTCCATGGCAATGGTCGGCCGCCCGTCGATTTCCTCGGTGCGATAGACGTAGACGGTGTTGGGATGATTCACCGACGCGGCCGTGCGCCCCTCGCGCAGAAAGCGCTCGCGATCCTCGGCGCGCTCAAGCCCGGCCGCAAGCACCTTGACGGCCACGAGGCGCCCGTCCTCGATCTGCTCGGCTGCGTACACGGCGCCCATGCCGCCGCGACCCAGCAGATGTTGGATGCGATAGCCGCCGAAGGTCTGACCGGGGGTGAGTTCCGCGCTCGTCACGTCGTGGTGGATGGGCAGGCGGGAGACGTCGCTGTTCCTCGTCCAAGCGAATCAATCGCGAAAGTCGGCATGGGGCAATATGTCGCACTGTGAATCGGCCAAGCCTTGCCCAGCGGCACGGTAACAACCCACAATTCGACGCTGCGCTTCCACGCTTTCGCCGTTTGTCCCTGCTTTCCCGACATGATTCGGTCTTCGATTTCTGCACTGCTGGTGTCCACTGCACTGGCGGCCCATGCGCAATCCAGCCGCCCGCAACAGACGGCTGTAGGCGCGATCGTCACGCTGCGACCGAGCGCGGAGGCGGTTCGTGTCGTCATCGATCTGCCGGTCGCGCGCGACACCGTTCGCTTTCGCGATCCGGCTGTTCCACGGGACGCGTGGACCATTGAAAGCCCGAACATTCGCTGGGTAGGCGGCGCATTGGTTGGCGAAGCGCCCATCAAGCGCGTGGTGCTCAGCGTGCGCCCCGATACCACGGAGAACGGCCGCGGCTATTTGTCGGCCATTCGGGTCGGTAACGGGTGGCAACTGCATGGTCCCGCGTTCGAAGTGGCACAGCATCCAACACGCGTGGTTCCCTCGCTAGCCGCCGACTGGATGCAGTGGCCCCAACGCAGGCTCACGCAAGGCTACTTCTACCTCGGACCACGCCAACAGCACCGACGCCAGTCGTCACACGAACTGATCGCGGGGGCCAGCGTTCCGACGCCGCTTCGCGCACTCGCTGACTCGGCACTCACCGCTGCGCTTCGCGATCACGCCAGGCGGTTTGGCACGACCTTGATAGACCGGCCAGCGATGATCATCACGCAGGATGGCCCGCCTGGTTCATTTTCGTTCCGCGGCGACGTGACTGATGGCGGTGTAATGTCGTTGCGTTTTGCGCGTGACTTCACGCTGGCTTCTTCGGCGACAACACGCGCGGACGTCTGGCTGTTCGTGGCACACGAGGCCGCGCACCTCTGGAACAGTCATCTGGCGCAAGCGGATGATGCGCACCCATTTCTGCATGAAGGCGGTGCGGAATATGCCGCGCTGCAATCGGCGGTCGCAGCAGGAGTGCTGTCACAGGACGCGCTGCATTCGCGTCTGTCGGATCGCCTCACCGAATGCCACCGTCAGATCGGTGTGCGGGACTCGTTGCAGCGCATCATGGCGCGCGGCGGGGCCGTGTACGACTGTGGTACGGTACTGCAGTGGCTTGGCGACCTCGATGGTGGTGCCGCAGGGGGATTCGAGTCTACCTGGCGTGCGCTGGTGGCGAATTCGCTGCGCCAACGCAGACCGTACCATTTGCAGGAGTTTCGTGCGTTGCAGCCAGCGGGTTCGCTCGCTGCGCAGTGGTTCGATGTATCGCCCGACCTGCGGTGGCGAACCCTGAATGAGCGCCTGGCGTCACGAGGGGTCAGGTGGGAGAACGCGCCCAGTTCTCAGGCTTATGTAGTATCGGCGCTGCTTCATCTCGCGCGGCAGGTGTGCGCGCGCGGATCTTCCATAGGCTTCGGTTTGGTCAACGGAAAACTGCGCTATGACCAGGAACCGGGTTGCGGCCCGATTGCTCATGGCCCCGTGATTGCGGCCATCGAGGATGTGGACCCGCTGAAGGATGGCGCGGAGCTGTTCGCTCGTGTCGAGGCACGCTGCCAGTCGGGCGCGCCCGTTCGGGTCCAGACCGACTCCGACGGCCGCAGCATTGAGCTGCCTTGCTCCGCGGCGCCGGCGCGGCCGGTGGCGTATCGCCTGACGAGCATGCCGTCGCTGGTTCGTGTGCCGTAGAGTCAGCGAACGCCCCTCAGATCCAGACGCGGCGGTCGCCCGTACCGAGTCCGATGATGGCGGTGCTCTGGTAGTCGAGAGCGCCGGCGGTTCGTTCGCCAATCGTCGTGGCGCGAGTGCTGCGGAGTACCATGAGTACGATCACATCAGCGGCGCTCACCGTGCCACCGGCGGTGAGTACTGCGACCATCCACGGTCCGCCGAGCGGTGTCACGCGTAGTATGGTGGCTGTTTCGCCGTCATAGGCGGGCACCAGCCTGCCGGGACCTGCTTCCATGCGGGCGATCAGGCGTTACTCCGCGGCGCTCGGCGACGGACCACCGAGTCGCCGGACGTGAGCAAGCGGTTTCGGTGACGAGACCACGACAGACCGACCGCTGTCGTACGGCGTCTGGCGCGCCCCCACATGCCAGGGGAGAAGCGCAGGAGCATGCGTCAGTGGAGGGTGGCGGTCAGCTGCTGCATCATGAAACGCCTTGGCGAACATTTCGCTGACAAGGGAAAGACCGTCCCCATAGACTTCGACAACGCGCCGAGCAGCGATATGAACGGCTATACGTACCCCCACACCATCGAGAACGGTGCCGGTGAGCGACTCACCTTTCTTCGCCTTGTTCCGGGCCGAACCGGCGACCGCCTGGAGGTCGAGAATGTGGTGAAGCCCGGTGAAGGACCGCCGATGCACACCCACCATCGTCAGGTGGAGGCGCTCACTGTTGAGGAGGGACGCATCGGCTACCAGCGACTCGGTGAGGCGCCGCAGTACGCCGGTCCCGGCGAGACGGTGGTGTTCAAGGCCGGCGAAGCGCACAAGTTCTGGAGCGCCGGCGACGTGGATTTGCGGTGTACCGGCTATATCGAGCCGGCTGACAACGTGGAGTACTTTCTCACGGCCTTGTTCGAGTCGCAGCGTCAACATGGCGGCGGTCGTCCAGGCCCACTCGATGCAGCCTATCTCGTGAGGCGATATCGCTCCGAGTTCAGCATGGCGGAGATCCCGGCAATGGTTCAGCGGTTCGTCTTTCCCGTGCTGGTGCTGATCGGAACCATGCTGGGCAGGTACCGGAAGTACGCTGACGCGCCGGAACCCATTCCGCGCTGATGCAACTCTACGATGCTAGATTGCGGCATGATCAATCTGCGTCGTGTCACGAGTCAATTCCTGTGTCCCGCTCTTGCTGTCATGGTGGGAGTCCTACCGTACACACTCCGCGCGCAGGAGAACGACAGCGCGCGTGGCTGGGTCATCGCCGGCGGTCTTGGGCTTGGCCTTGCGAACGTCCCTGAGTCCCGAACACCAGTCTACTTCGACGCGCTGCAGCAGACGGCGCGTGTCGCGCTGCAGCGCAACGTTGGCGCCGGGGTGAGCGCGGGCGTGTCGTTGACGACGACCGTTGGGACCGAGGGTGGCGATTGTGTGGGCATCGGTCCCTGCGCTCCGCGGTTCAGTCATCGCACTTTCAGTGGAACACTGACCTACGTGCGCGGCCAACGCCTTCGGTCGTGGAAGCCCATGGCAACCGTGGTCGCTGGGTTGGCGCAGATACCCGAGACCTGGGCATCCGGTCTCAACGCGCGGACTCCTGCCAAGAGCACCTGGCAGATCGGCGCGGCGATCGACTTTCCCGTACTCGTTGGACCGGGCACCGCGCTTTTGCTCGGCTGGGAGGGACACATCATCCCGGACGCTCCCGGCGGCGGAGTCGGCGTCAACACGCTGGTCATGACCTTGCGGCACAGCCTGTTTCGTCGTGTGGCATTCTGACAGTAGCATTGTCCATGCTCATCCTGAGATGCACCAAACCGCTGCTCGCAAAGCTCGCGAAGCACATACCATCCGCGAGCGGTGAGAGCACGGCTTCGACCACCCGTCTGGGCGACTGGTACGCGAAACATCTGAATATCGGGCGTCATCGCCTGATACTCAGCACCAACGAGGAGACGTTCCTCTCGGTCGTCGTGCCCGCCAAGGATATGCCGGCCTTACCCGCACGCATCAACGAGGCCGTCGGTCACGTCCTCCGTTTCATCGGTGTGCCAGAATTGACGGTTGAGAATGAGCTGCGCGAGATGCACGAGGTACGCGTTGGCCCCACCGCATCACGTCGGGTCCTCGGCTACATGAATGACCACGCCTATCAGGTTGAGGCCATGGTGGACTATGGCGGAGGTACGTTCGATCTGGCAAACTTGGCCGAGCGACTGTCCACCGTCCCGTGCGGGACGATGGACTTCAAGTCGCCGGCCAGACTTGCGCGGGAACTATTGGGCGTGCATGAGTAGCTGACAGCGTCACTTCGCTGTCCACTATTCTGGAACAGGCGCTTCGCCTGCGGCCTTACCAACGGTCTTGATGATGCGGTCCGTGTAGCGCGCCTGACGTTGGCCATCCACGACCGCGAAGTCGTAAGTGGAGAGGCGATTCTCGAAGCGGAAGCGATGCTCCGACAGTGGCACAAGCCTGATGGGCCGACCGCCTTCACGCGCGCTGTACAGCGACCCGTTCTCAAAGGTCACGATCCTTACCACGTCGTCAAAGCGATACGTACCCACCCAGCGCTTCAACTGTGACTCGTTGAGCACCAGGGCAGCCTTCTCCACGACGGGCGCACCCAGCACCTGCGACACCGCACGCAGATTGTTGGACTCCGGACCGCTGCCATCATCACGGTTGGTGAGCACGATGGCGTACACATCACGACTCGGCACGTAGACGCCCGACGTGGCGTATCCGTTGATTCCGCCCGTGTGCTCCACGGTGCCGGCGCCAGCCAGCTCGTTGATGGCCCAACCGTACCCGTAGTTGCTGAAGCGGCCGTCGCTCAGCCGATGATTGGTCCAAGCCAGCTGTTTGCTGCCCTCGGAGATGAGCGTGTTCTGTCTGACGGCACGATTCCAACGCAGCATGTCGTCAACGGTGGAGAGCAGCGAGCCGGCCGCGTAGGCAATGCTGGGGCTCAGGTAGTCCGGCTTCTCGAACGCGCCCTCGAACAGCTGATAGCCGCTGGCCCGGTTCGGTACGATGGCATAGTTGCTTGCGTACGTCGAATGTGCCATGCCGAGCGGTTCGAAGATGCGCTTCTGGATGAAGTCACCGTACGGCATGCCGGACAGCTGCTCGATGATCATGCCCAGCAGCAGATAGCCCGTGTTGCTGTACGCGTACTGCGATCCGGGCGCGAACTCCAGCGGCAACGGTTTCACATACTCGGCAATCTGCGTGGGCGTCAGGTCTTCCCGCGTCTTCTCGCGGAAGGCGTGAAGGTTGGTGTAGCTCGTCAGCCCTGAGGAATGGTTGAGCAGATGATGCACCGTGATTTCATCGCCACGGGTGAACCCCGCAACGTACTTGGAGAGCGGATCCTGCAGATTGAGCTTGCCCTGCTCCATCAGCATCAGGATCGCGACACTGGTGAACTGCTTCGTGATGGAGGCCAACTGCAGCACGTTCTCTGGTCTCATGGGTACACGCAGCTCAATGTCCGCCATGCCGAAGGCTTTGCGATAGAGCACGGCATCACCACGCGCAATAAGGACGGTCGCACCCGGAGCATTGGCCGGATAGGCCTTGCGAAAGATGACATCAAGCGCCGCTTCCTCCGTTGCGGAAAGGCCTCGGCGTGCCGTCGTCGGTGAGGCGGCGACGCCGCGTGTGGTGGCGGGCGTTTGTGCGAGTGCGATCGACGGAAGCAGCAGGGCGGCAACGGCCAGTGGTGTGCGAAACATGATGGCGGGCAGAAGGGACAGGCGGCGGTGCACGCGGGGAAAACACCGGCAGGTAAAAGGTATACGTTATTCAACCTGCGGTGTTTCACGCCGCCAACCGGTTCAGTAGATCCCGCCTGAGACCGTCAACACCTCACGCTGTGTCATCGTCTCACGCACCGGAATCATCCGTTCATCAACGAGTGGCTGATTGTGGATACGCTTCACGGTAATCCCGCGCATAGTCCACAAACGTGCGCGGTGCCCGATTCAGAATGCTCGGCACGGCATCGGTAATCCGCTCGGCGTACCCCGCCTTGAGGAACGACAGAATCACGAGCAGGAACTCGGCGTAGTCGGCCGGGAGACCGGCACTTAGCAACAGGGGACGCATGGTCTCCGGCGTCACATCTTCGAAGCGGATTGGCCGCTCCAGCGCCTCCGACAGCAGGGCCGCCACCTCGGTATGCGTGAGCGCCTCGCCACCGGTCAGATCGAAGGCGCGGTTGTTGAACTCACTGCGCTGCAGCAGCGCGGCCCCCACATCGGCAATGTCCCGCGCGTCAATAAAACTCGTACGCGCGTCACCCACCGGCAGCACGATGGCCTGTTGCGTGACAATGCCCTGCAACCAGTAGGTGTGGAAGTTCTGCATGAACCAGTTGGGGCGAATCACGTTCCACGCCACTCCACTGGCTTCGAGCGCGAGCTCCGCCTTGCGAAGTGGTGCCTCGGGATTGGCATCCGCGCCCATGGCACTCATCGCCACCAGTTTGCCCACGCCGAGCCGACGCGCGGCGTCGATAACGG is part of the Gemmatimonas sp. UBA7669 genome and encodes:
- a CDS encoding protein kinase domain-containing protein, yielding MTSAELTPGQTFGGYRIQHLLGRGGMGAVYAAEQIEDGRLVAVKVLAAGLERAEDRERFLREGRTAASVNHPNTVYVYRTEEIDGRPTIAMELVEGGTLEQKVEVQGPLSVIDAIDDTLQLIDGLEAAHRRGILHRDIKPANCFIGSDGTIKVGDFGLSRPVESVEQGRLTQTGLFLGTPVFSSPEQLLGEALDVRADIYAVGATLYYLLTGKLPFDADNAVKLIAVVMSGAPTPLVQYRRDVPPGLAAIVMKCLARNRDERFADYGALRAALLACRPIEHTPAPIVRRLAAGVIDNYLISTLTLPILGLLRPLGVNVALTVDDPRYAVVQALSAVPFEILIYAILEGLTGWTPAKRLLGLRTVRADGAVPGIARAALRGLFVVAPGLLAVLASLPLAMDKTAGAVVVMTISIGGLLLLFARARKANGWLAEHDRISGTRVVTEQSTVARDRALGGEVQMLPLHHAMSGRVGAYEVSGAIDADGMVLLASDGALQRPVWIVRRPPGSAPLSDAERQASRTTCARWIGGRRSADEAWDAYAAVSGAPLATRLVPGVSWGAVHAWLTDLLDELRARRDAGLPVTGLSAADVLITDDGHAVVLPFRVGHGTMEDSTASHDAATHDAAVHVREAATGDAGPLPASVARLLQQTLRTALADWPLRARSLLTAMEDPASRLDALYAALTAAGANRPPLTAQRRLLLAVATTAPMLGMGFVSSYGAVVVAPRDADLDRLQPLVDWLDDSASRAPDQRDARELVGVYIAGHLGEAVTRHREGRDSAVVRTAGIAKREWALADSVVRANPIVSATRLAEADRLVDSTWKGRPPGVLNVRWLIALFTAAAVSGLGAVFALIAAMTVRRGMVLRVMGLELVTAAGSPAGRLRLTVRQVVTWTPWMLLMVGSIARLTARSTPAWTMPVLLLGIVLAVIAILLAVRTPARGLAERLSGTRLVPE
- a CDS encoding efflux RND transporter permease subunit; this encodes MNGLSNLTRFAVERWQFTVLVFLMFVALGASSWFAIARSEDPSFPVPIYTVVAVYPGASPEDMEQLVADPVEKQLKTLENVKELRSTSSDGLTVIRIEFDADVDAERKYDQVVREVNALRPELPAALQRLEVERNQNSDLTVFQLALVAPQLPYAQLEDAARALEERVERIAGVKRAERWAAPPRELQVTLDLGRMARFGITPAQVLQALGSDNTQIPGGSVDVGTRRYNVATQGRYRSVQDVQRSVVAGRDGAVVRVQDVATVQWADGDAVHLGRYNGQRAMWVSVAVQEGQNISTVKQRVWAVLDTAEQSLPQGVTLARGFDQSENVDSRLSRLGWDFVIAIVLVLLTLLPLGTRASVIVMISIPTSLAMAVTLLYVTGYSINQLSIVGFVIALGLLVDDSIVVVENIARFLREGYTRTQAAIEATKQIGVAVLGATFTLIFAFLPLIFLPGLSGKYIRVLPMAVVYAVLASLVVSLTIIPWLASRLMPRDSAPEGNAVLQWLDRGIHRTYAPLLQRAMHNPRTTLALSALLVVGALALVPAVGFSLFPKAGTPQYHVDITTPEGTSLAETDRAVRHAEQVVLAHPGTRAVFANVGKDNPEVYYNVFQRAESPTRGQLIVRLHEYDNVRTPIVLDSLRARMAEYPGARIELKEFENGPPIDAPIAMRLEGPDLDTLQQLAAQVEGVFAATAGTQYVNNPVRLRRSDLRVVVDRQKAGLLGVPGAEVERTLRLGVAGLEAGKMRASNGEEYPIRVGIAHDGRPAPQDLERIHVSSVAGAMVPLSQITTTRFVSSPTSIDHRDRQRAVTVTSYVREGYNTDAVTKNILSALASLDLPDGYRLVPAGEIESRQESFGGIGGAIIVAVFAIMAILVLEFRDFRTTLVVASVIPLGVVGGIVALLLSGYTLSFTAMIGFVALVGIEIKTSILLVDFTDQLRAEGVPLDEAIRRAGEVRFLPIVLTSLTAIGGLLPLALQGSGLYSPLAWVIIGGLVSSTLIARLVTPVLYKLLAPRDAKAVATAPSVVMGAPATA
- a CDS encoding S41 family peptidase, producing MEAGPGRLVPAYDGETATILRVTPLGGPWMVAVLTAGGTVSAADVIVLMVLRSTRATTIGERTAGALDYQSTAIIGLGTGDRRVWI
- a CDS encoding cupin domain-containing protein, whose product is MNGYTYPHTIENGAGERLTFLRLVPGRTGDRLEVENVVKPGEGPPMHTHHRQVEALTVEEGRIGYQRLGEAPQYAGPGETVVFKAGEAHKFWSAGDVDLRCTGYIEPADNVEYFLTALFESQRQHGGGRPGPLDAAYLVRRYRSEFSMAEIPAMVQRFVFPVLVLIGTMLGRYRKYADAPEPIPR
- a CDS encoding carboxypeptidase-like regulatory domain-containing protein; translated protein: MPLCTTRLPATPHVALALLLLARPTGLTAQATGGEAATGTLSGMVLTDVGEKPIANAEVRLSGSTRAVRSDSAGRFELSGLPTGMQRFEVRAIGFQPLRQSLVIPAGRSMDVDLLLVAEVQQLNTVRVGAEPGVGVRKPWLSGFEERRSYGIGSFLTETELEKQDPSRWASAVAQHVPGLQLVSYNGRASFGINRGLISFNNMPRGDRMDQSQGAPRSCYVQVIIDDVVRYASRVDEPLFDVSSIDPGTVAAVEFYSVSQLPARFNRGGNAPCGTLVIWRK